The following are encoded in a window of Hippoglossus stenolepis isolate QCI-W04-F060 chromosome 10, HSTE1.2, whole genome shotgun sequence genomic DNA:
- the l2hgdh gene encoding L-2-hydroxyglutarate dehydrogenase, mitochondrial gives MIRILSRAAPQAALHHVLSDVSCRLHSTHDVAVVGGGIVGLATARELILRHPSLSFILVEKEKELAMHQSGHNSGVIHSGIYYTPGSLKARLCVRGATLAYEYCDKKGLPYQRCGKLIVAVEQEEIPRLKALHERGIKNNVRDLSMIDGKAIREREPYCRGIMALDSPYTGIVDWRMVALQYGKDFEEAGGTVVTDYEVKDISMVKESSAGSTEGMKYPIAIKDNKGNEVRCRYVLTCGGLHSDRLSQISGCSREPRIVPFRGDYLVLKPEKHYLVKGNIYPVPDPRFPFLGVHFTPRMDGSVWLGPNAVLAFKREGYKVYDFNAKDFVDALSFRGLQKLVLKNIKYGMGEMYRGVFIGAQVKMLQKYIPEISPSDVLRGPAGVRAQALDRDGNLVDDFVFDGGVGDVGSRVLHVRNAPSPAATSSLAIGEMIADEVEGRFSL, from the exons ATGATCCGGATCCTGAGTCGAGCGGCTCCTCAGGCCGCGCTGCATCACGTGCTGAGCGACGTGAGCTGCAGACTGCACAG CACACATGACGTGGCCGTGGTGGGCGGGGGCATCGTGGGCTTGGCCACAGCCCGAGAGCTCATTCTGCGACACCCGTCCCTCAGCTTCATCCtggtggagaaagagaaggagctCG CCATGCACCAGAGTGGACACAACAGTGGAGTCATTCACAGCGGGATCTACTACACGCCGGGGTCGCTGAAGGCCCGTCTGTGTGTGCGAGGAGCCACTTTAGCCTACGAGTACTGCGACAAGAAAGGACTCCCTTACCAGAGATGTGGAAAG CTCATTGTGGctgtggagcaggaggagatccCCCGACTGAAAGCTTTGCATGAGCGTGGGATTAAGAACAATGTGCGAGACCTCAGTATGATCGACGGCAAGGCCATCCGAGAGCGAGAGCCTTACTGCAGA GGCATCATGGCCTTGGACTCTCCCTACACCGGCATCGTGGACTGGAGAATGGTGGCTCTGCAGTACGGCAAAGACTTTGAGGAGGCAGGCGGCACGGTGGTGACCGATTATGAAGTCAAAGACATTTCCATGGTCAAGGAGAGCTCAGCTGGAAGCACTGAAG GAATGAAGTATCCAATTGcaatcaaagacaacaag GGTAACGAGGTGCGGTGTCGTTATGTCCTGACCTGTGGAGGTCTGCACTCAGACCGCCTGTCGCAGATATCTGGCTGCAGTCGGGAGCCGCGGATCGTCCCCTTCAGGGGAGACTACTTGGTCCTGAAGCCAGAGAAACACTACTTGGTCAAAGGAAACATCTACCCT GTTCCTGATCCCCGTTTCCCCTTCCTGGGAGTTCACTTCACCCCCCGGATGGATGGAAGCGTTTGGCTCGGGCCTAACGCGGTGCTTGCCTTCAAAAGGGAGGGCTACAAAGTGTACGACTTCAACGCCAAAGACTTTGTAGATGCACTCTCATTCAG GGGCCTTCAGAAGCTGGTGTTGAAGAACATAAAGTATGGGATGGGAGAAATGTACAGAGGCGTTTTCATCGGTGCGCAGGTTAAAATGCTGCAGAAGTACATTCCTGAAATCTCGCCGAGTGACGTGCTCAG GGGTCCGGCAGGAGTCCGAGCTCAAGCCCTCGACCGGGACGGCAACCTTGTGGACGACTTCGTGTTTGATGGCGGCGTTGGGGACGTGGGCAGCCGGGTGCTCCACGTGCGTAACGCTCCCTCGCCAGCGGCCACCTCCTCCCTCGCCATCGGTGAGATGATCGCAGACGAGGTGGAGGGCCGCTTCTCGCTGTAG
- the dmac2l gene encoding ATP synthase subunit s, mitochondrial produces MRLLSKAVQAAVSQRGRSHRHFWGWLNAVFNKVDYERIKSIGPDRAAAEWLLRCGAKVRFQGFDRWHHDYNGLPTGPLDRYKIQAIDATESCIMFRGFDHLDGLKHLVEMKFNKCIYIEDTCLERLSSIENLQESLNTMEVVSCGNVTDKGVIALHKLKNLESLFLSDLPGIKDKQTTADRLQTALPRLDLTLDLN; encoded by the exons ATGAGGCTCTTATCGAAGGCGGTGCAGGCTGCAGTGAGTCAGAGGGGGCGGAGCCACAGACACTTCTGGGGTTGGCTCAATGCAGTTTTCAACAA GGTCGACTATGAGAGGATCAAGTCTATCGGCCCAGaccgagctgcagcagagtggcTGCTGAGGTGTGGGGCCAAAGTGAGGTTCCAAGGGTTCGACCGGTGGCATCACGACTACAACGGACTTCCCACCGGACCCCTGGACAGATACAAGATCCAGGCCATCGACGCGACTGAATCCTGCATCATGTTCAGAGGCTTTGACCACCTGG ATGGTTTGAAACATTTGGTGGAAATGAAGTTCAACAAGTGCATCTACATTGAAGACACGTGTCTGGAGAGGCTGAGCTCCATAGAGAACCTGCAGGAGAGTTTGAACACGATGGAGGTGGTGTCGTGTGGGAACGTGACCGATAAGGGCGTCATTGCCCTTCACAAACTCAA GAATCTGGAGTCTCTGTTTCTCAGCGATCTGCCGGGaatcaaagacaaacagacgACAGCAGACAGACTGCAGACGGCACTCCCACGTCTGGATTTAACGCTGGACCTGAACTGA
- the cdkl1 gene encoding cyclin-dependent kinase-like 1, which produces MEKYEKIGKIGEGSYGVVFKCRNRDTGQIVAIKKFVESEDDPIIKKIALREIRMLKQLKHANLVNLIEVFRRKRKLHLVFEYCDHTVLNELDRHPRGVPEHLVKSITWQTLQAVNFCHKQNCIHRDVKPENILITKHQVIKLCDFGFARILTGPCDYYTDYVATRWYRAPELLVGDTQYGAPVDVWAIGCVFAELLSGIPLWPGKSDMDQLYLIRKTLGDLIPRHQQVFSNNQFFSGVSIPEPQEMEPLEQKYPNLSHQALSLMKGCLRMDPSERLTCEQLLLHPYFDHLREKSQSSSREQDRSSNKRTRFPRKQLPPGYLPQLTGSSIFPALDNKKYYNNLRRFNYHLPNI; this is translated from the exons ATGGAGAAGTACGAGAAGATCGGAAAGATCGGAGAAGGCTCCTACGGCGTCGTCTTCAAGTGCAGGAACAGAGACACGGGGCAGATCGTCGCCATCAAGAAGTTCGTGGAGTCGGAGGACGATCCCATCATCAAAAAGATCGCACTGAGGGAGATCCGGATGCTCAAG caaCTGAAACACGCCAACCTGGTGAACCTGATCGAGGTTTTTCGGCGGAAGCGGAAGCTTCACCTGGTTTTCGAGTACTGCGATCACACGGTCCTCAACGAGCTGGACCGACATCCCAGAGG TGTCCCCGAGCACCTGGTGAAGAGCATCACCTGGCAGACACTTCAGGCCGTGAACTTCTgccacaaacaaaat tgcatCCACAGAGACGTGAAACCGGAGAACATCCTCATCACCAAACATCAGGTCATCAAACTCTGTGACTTTGGCTTTGCCAGGATTCTCA ctgGTCCATGTGACTACTACACAGACTACGTGGCGACCCGTTGGTATCGGGCCCCCGAGCTGCTGGTGGGGGACACTCAGTACGGGGCCCCAGTGGACGTGTGGGCGATcggctgtgtgtttgctgagctGTTGTCAGGGATCCCTCTGTGGCCCGGGAAGTCCGACATGGACCAACTGTACCTGATCAGAAAGACTCTCG GAGATCTGATCCCTCGACATCAGCAGGTTTTCAGCAACAACCAGTTCTTCAGTGGAGTTTCCATCCCAGAGCCACAGGAGATG GAACCTTTGGAGCAGAAATATCCGAACCTCTCACATCAAGCTCTGAGTCTCATGAAG GGTTGTCTGAGGATGGACCCTTCTGAGCGTCTGACCTGtgagcagctcctcctgcatCCGTACTTCGACCACCTGCGGGAGAAGAGCCAGAGCTCGTCTCGTGAGCAGGATCGTTCCAGCAACAAGAGGACGCGCTTCCCTCGCAAGCAGCTCCCCCCCGGG tATTTGCCGCAGCTGACCGGCAGCAGCATCTTCCCGGCTCTGGACAACAAGAAGTACTACAACAACCTGCGCAGGTTCAACTACCACCTCCCCAACATCTAA